In one window of Azospirillum ramasamyi DNA:
- the cyoC gene encoding cytochrome o ubiquinol oxidase subunit III, protein MHGTHAGQDAPRDATPPVFYVRDEHAHEASSTALGFWIYLMSDCLIFAVLFATYGVLGTSYAAGPTPKELFDLPLVALNTAMLLFSSITYGFAMLAMEKGRTAQTQGWLAVTLLFGLAFLGIEIYEFAHFIHVGADPGRSAFLSSFFALVGTHGLHVAFGSVWLVTLMVQVARRGLIPANRRRLMCLSMFWHFLDVIWIGVFTYVYLMGVLR, encoded by the coding sequence ATGCATGGCACTCACGCGGGGCAGGATGCCCCGCGCGACGCCACCCCGCCCGTCTTCTATGTGAGGGACGAGCACGCCCACGAAGCCTCCAGCACCGCGCTCGGCTTCTGGATCTACCTGATGAGCGACTGTCTCATCTTCGCGGTCCTGTTCGCGACCTACGGCGTGCTGGGCACCAGCTACGCCGCCGGCCCGACCCCGAAGGAGCTGTTCGACCTGCCGCTGGTGGCGCTGAACACGGCGATGCTGCTGTTCTCCTCCATCACCTACGGTTTCGCCATGCTGGCGATGGAGAAGGGCCGCACCGCCCAGACCCAGGGCTGGCTGGCGGTGACGCTGCTGTTCGGCCTCGCCTTCCTCGGCATCGAGATCTACGAGTTCGCGCACTTCATCCATGTGGGGGCCGATCCCGGCCGCAGCGCCTTCCTGTCGTCCTTCTTCGCGCTGGTCGGCACCCACGGCCTGCACGTCGCCTTCGGCAGCGTCTGGCTGGTGACGCTGATGGTCCAGGTCGCCCGCCGCGGCCTGATCCCGGCCAACCGCCGGCGCCTGATGTGCCTCAGCATGTTCTGGCACTTCCTGGACGTGATCTGGATCGGTGTCTTCACCTACGTCTATCTGATGGGAGTGCTGCGATGA